The following are from one region of the bacterium genome:
- the mce gene encoding methylmalonyl-CoA epimerase, with product MAFKKVDHVAIAVPNLEDAIKLYQSLLGKGPEHIEEVADQKVRAAFFGIGETNVELLFPTSPDSPITKFLEEKKGRGGLHHICIEVDDIRKTLEQLKAQGVQLIDQVPRRGAHGKWIAFVHPKASNGVLIELSQEGQLSN from the coding sequence GTGGCTTTCAAGAAAGTCGACCATGTCGCCATCGCCGTCCCCAACCTGGAGGACGCGATCAAGCTCTACCAAAGCCTGCTCGGCAAGGGACCGGAGCATATCGAGGAGGTCGCCGACCAAAAGGTCCGGGCCGCTTTCTTCGGCATCGGCGAGACCAATGTCGAGCTGCTCTTCCCGACCTCGCCGGACAGCCCGATCACCAAGTTCCTGGAAGAGAAGAAGGGCCGCGGCGGCCTCCATCACATTTGCATCGAGGTCGATGACATCCGAAAGACGCTGGAACAGCTCAAGGCCCAGGGCGTCCAGCTCATCGACCAAGTTCCGCGCCGCGGCGCTCATGGCAAGTGGATCGCCTTCGTTCATCCCAAGGCCAGCAACGGCGTCTTGATCGAGCTTTCCCAAGAAGGCCAATTGAGCAATTAG
- a CDS encoding periplasmic heavy metal sensor, with protein MSFNRRSLRSLLIAAALFACAAPALAQDPKGPPPSIVDSPVFKDLGLSDKQKQEIQASQNSFGPVFEQKAQAVRDARTKLDQGMDADQDESKLRDLFKNYQQAHDDMAKAGFEQSLAIRKILTPAQRKKMREIRQRQADGGKPPVK; from the coding sequence ATGTCTTTCAACCGCCGTTCCCTTCGCAGTCTTCTGATCGCCGCCGCCCTCTTCGCCTGCGCCGCCCCGGCCCTGGCCCAAGACCCCAAGGGCCCTCCTCCCAGCATCGTCGATTCGCCGGTCTTCAAGGACCTCGGCTTGAGCGACAAGCAAAAGCAGGAAATTCAAGCTTCGCAAAACTCCTTCGGCCCGGTCTTCGAGCAGAAGGCTCAAGCGGTCCGCGACGCCCGCACCAAGCTCGACCAAGGCATGGACGCCGATCAGGACGAATCCAAGCTCCGCGACCTTTTCAAGAACTACCAGCAGGCTCATGACGACATGGCCAAGGCCGGTTTCGAGCAATCGCTGGCGATCCGCAAGATCCTGACCCCAGCGCAACGGAAGAAAATGCGCGAAATCCGCCAGCGCCAAGCCGACGGCGGCAAGCCCCCGGTGAAATAA